The following are encoded in a window of Litoribrevibacter albus genomic DNA:
- a CDS encoding CmpA/NrtA family ABC transporter substrate-binding protein — MKKWLKPFKYAAIAACVSLGATAVQAEKLGYPEKEELKFGFIKLTDMAPIAIAYEKGYFEEEGLYVTIEAQANWKVLLNGVIDGSLDGAHMLAGQPIAATMGFGTKADIITPFSMDLNGNGITVSNEIWEQMKPHIPKMADGRPVHPIKADALKPVVEKYKSDGKPFNMGMVFPVSTHNYELRYWLAAGGIHPGYYAPHKGDISGQIDADALLSVTPPPQMPATLEAGTIYGYCVGEPWNQQAVFKGIGVPVVTDYEIWKDNPEKVFGITKQFAEKYPNTTIRLTRALIRAAKWLDENNNANRPAAVKILSQPNYVGADYDVIANSMTGTFEYEKGDKRDVPDFNVFFRHNATYPYYSDAIWYLTQMRRWGQISEDKSDDWYKDMAKKVYRPDIYEKAAQSLIEEGLMVSKDFPDFSTEDGYRDPQTHFIDNIVYDGTKPNEYINKFSIGLKQGQKL, encoded by the coding sequence ATGAAAAAATGGTTGAAACCGTTTAAGTATGCAGCAATCGCTGCGTGTGTAAGTCTGGGAGCCACAGCAGTTCAGGCAGAGAAGTTAGGTTATCCAGAGAAAGAAGAGCTGAAGTTCGGCTTTATCAAACTCACTGACATGGCACCCATCGCGATTGCCTATGAAAAGGGTTACTTCGAAGAGGAAGGTCTTTATGTGACCATTGAAGCGCAGGCCAACTGGAAGGTTTTGTTGAACGGCGTGATTGATGGCAGCCTGGATGGCGCACATATGTTGGCAGGTCAGCCTATCGCGGCGACGATGGGCTTCGGAACGAAAGCAGACATCATTACTCCGTTCTCGATGGACTTAAACGGTAATGGCATCACGGTTTCCAATGAGATTTGGGAGCAAATGAAGCCTCACATTCCTAAGATGGCTGATGGTCGTCCGGTACACCCAATCAAGGCAGATGCCTTGAAGCCGGTTGTTGAAAAGTACAAATCGGATGGCAAGCCGTTCAACATGGGCATGGTATTCCCGGTATCAACCCACAACTATGAGTTGCGCTATTGGTTAGCGGCGGGTGGTATTCACCCAGGTTATTACGCACCGCATAAAGGTGATATTTCAGGGCAAATCGATGCGGATGCCTTGTTGTCCGTAACCCCGCCACCGCAAATGCCAGCCACTCTGGAAGCCGGTACTATCTATGGTTACTGCGTGGGTGAACCTTGGAACCAACAAGCCGTATTCAAAGGTATTGGTGTACCGGTTGTTACCGACTATGAGATCTGGAAAGACAACCCGGAAAAAGTATTTGGTATCACTAAGCAGTTTGCTGAAAAGTATCCGAACACCACCATTCGTTTAACTCGTGCCTTGATTCGTGCGGCGAAGTGGTTGGATGAAAACAACAACGCAAACCGTCCTGCGGCGGTGAAAATTCTCTCTCAGCCTAACTACGTGGGTGCAGATTACGACGTAATTGCAAACTCTATGACGGGCACCTTTGAATACGAAAAAGGCGACAAGCGTGACGTGCCGGATTTCAACGTGTTCTTCCGCCACAACGCGACTTACCCATACTACTCAGATGCCATCTGGTATCTAACGCAAATGCGTCGCTGGGGCCAAATCAGCGAAGACAAGTCGGATGACTGGTACAAAGACATGGCTAAGAAAGTCTATCGCCCGGACATCTACGAGAAAGCGGCTCAGTCGCTTATCGAAGAAGGCTTGATGGTATCGAAAGACTTCCCTGATTTCTCAACCGAAGACGGCTACCGCGATCCTCAGACTCACTTCATCGACAACATTGTCTATGACGGCACGAAACCGAACGAGTACATCAATAAGTTCAGTATCGGTCTGAAACAAGGTCAGAAGCTGTAA
- a CDS encoding ABC transporter permease yields the protein MSSTTSLVKKLEEQFELPNVAQEFIKKSVQYVGIPMIGILVFLFLWSIAAQNIDTSLGKFPGPSVVMEQFGNLYEEHQASREKEAAFYERQDERNAKRMEADPNYVPKVRAYTGKETFLDQIVTSLITVMSGFLLAAVIAIPLGIAIGLNKTLNTAVNPIIQIFKPVSPLAWLPLVTMVVSALYVTPDPTVPKSFLNSMITVTLCCLWPMVINTSVGVASIDSDLVNVSRVLRLPALKHVQKIVLPASIPMIFTGMRLSLGIAWMVLIAAEMLAQNPGLGKFVWDEFQNGSSDSLGRIMAAVIVIGFIGFLLDRCMLQIQRFVSWDKASAAR from the coding sequence ATGTCCAGCACAACATCCTTAGTTAAAAAACTAGAAGAGCAGTTTGAACTGCCGAATGTCGCTCAAGAGTTCATTAAAAAGAGCGTTCAGTATGTGGGAATTCCAATGATCGGCATCTTGGTGTTCTTATTTTTGTGGTCCATCGCGGCTCAAAACATTGATACCTCGCTTGGTAAGTTTCCTGGGCCATCGGTGGTGATGGAACAGTTCGGAAATCTATACGAAGAACATCAAGCCTCCAGAGAAAAAGAAGCTGCGTTCTATGAGCGTCAGGATGAGCGTAATGCCAAGCGTATGGAAGCAGATCCGAATTATGTGCCGAAGGTGCGAGCGTATACCGGCAAAGAAACCTTCCTTGATCAGATTGTTACCAGCTTAATTACAGTGATGAGTGGCTTCTTGTTAGCTGCGGTCATCGCCATTCCATTAGGGATCGCCATTGGTCTGAACAAGACTCTGAACACGGCGGTAAACCCAATCATTCAGATCTTTAAACCTGTCTCACCATTAGCCTGGTTGCCTTTGGTGACGATGGTGGTATCGGCGTTGTATGTCACGCCTGATCCGACCGTACCTAAGTCCTTCTTGAACTCTATGATCACAGTCACCTTGTGTTGCTTGTGGCCAATGGTGATCAACACCTCGGTGGGTGTGGCATCCATTGACAGTGATCTTGTTAACGTTAGCCGTGTATTGCGTCTACCTGCTCTTAAACATGTTCAGAAAATTGTTCTGCCAGCGTCCATTCCAATGATCTTCACCGGTATGCGTCTGTCTCTGGGCATCGCCTGGATGGTACTGATCGCTGCGGAAATGTTGGCTCAAAACCCTGGCCTTGGAAAGTTTGTTTGGGATGAATTCCAGAACGGTAGCTCAGACTCACTGGGCCGAATCATGGCCGCTGTCATCGTAATTGGTTTCATCGGTTTCCTTCTTGATCGTTGCATGTTGCAGATCCAGCGCTTCGTCTCTTGGGACAAAGCTTCAGCTGCACGATAG
- a CDS encoding ABC transporter ATP-binding protein, producing MSALLDISQMDMVFDTPKGPFTALKGVDLKIKKGEFVSLIGHSGCGKSTVLNVVAGLYQASQGGVVLNGKEVNEPGPDRAVVFQNHSLLPWLTAYENVELAVKQVFGKAKSRAEVKEWVEHNLKLVHMDHAMHKRPDEISGGMKQRVGIARALAMQPEILLMDEPFGALDALTRSHMQDSLMEIQNELNNTVIMITHDVDEAVLLSDRIVMMTNGPAATVGEILDVTLERPRDRLALAEDAEYNRLRSEVLKFLYEKQRKVEHISKAAAAKKEQKAEEVA from the coding sequence ATGAGCGCACTACTAGATATTTCTCAAATGGACATGGTGTTCGACACACCGAAAGGCCCTTTCACCGCATTGAAAGGCGTAGATTTAAAAATCAAAAAAGGCGAATTCGTCTCCCTGATCGGTCACTCTGGCTGCGGTAAATCCACCGTATTAAACGTGGTGGCGGGTCTTTATCAAGCGTCCCAAGGGGGCGTGGTGTTGAACGGAAAAGAAGTCAACGAACCTGGGCCGGATCGCGCCGTGGTGTTCCAGAACCACTCCTTGCTGCCTTGGCTAACTGCCTACGAAAACGTCGAGTTGGCCGTGAAGCAGGTCTTTGGAAAAGCAAAGAGTAGAGCTGAAGTGAAAGAGTGGGTGGAGCATAACCTCAAATTAGTGCACATGGATCACGCCATGCACAAACGCCCGGACGAAATTTCAGGCGGTATGAAGCAACGTGTGGGCATTGCCCGTGCCTTAGCCATGCAGCCGGAGATTCTATTGATGGATGAGCCGTTTGGTGCATTGGATGCCCTGACTCGTTCACACATGCAGGACTCGTTGATGGAGATTCAGAACGAACTCAACAACACCGTGATCATGATTACTCACGATGTCGATGAAGCAGTGTTGCTGTCGGATCGCATTGTGATGATGACCAACGGCCCGGCTGCAACGGTAGGTGAGATTCTCGATGTCACCCTAGAGCGTCCACGTGATCGCTTGGCATTAGCGGAAGACGCGGAATACAACCGTCTGCGCTCTGAAGTGCTCAAGTTCTTGTACGAGAAACAACGAAAAGTTGAGCACATCAGTAAGGCTGCTGCCGCGAAGAAAGAGCAAAAAGCAGAAGAGGTGGCTTAG